A stretch of Peteryoungia algae DNA encodes these proteins:
- a CDS encoding ASKHA domain-containing protein, translating into MTDAADPLVLFMPSGKRGRFPVGTSVLEAARTLGVYVESVCGGRATCGRCQIEVQEGQFAKHGITSANDHISAIGPKEKRYAEIRTIPAGRRLSCSAQILGDLVVDVPPDTVVNAQVIRKAATDRTFPRNPAIQLCYVEVDEPDMHKPLGDLDRLNLMLEKDWGFNDILVAQHLLPDVQKTLRKGNWGVTAAIHRDLDASRPNMIALWPGLHNEAYGIACDIGSTTIAMHLVSLLSGRVIASSGTSNPQIRFGEDLMSRVSYVMMNPDGREAMTRAVRQAINELTVKVCAEAGVNPDDILDAVFVANPIMHHLFLGIDPTELGQAPFALAVSGPVHTWSREIDLAINHGARIYCLPCIAGHVGADAAGATLSEGPHRQDKMMLLVDVGTNAEIVLGNRQRTVAASSPTGPAFEGAEISCGQRAAPGAIERVRIDPDTLEPRFKVIGVEQWSDEEGFAEAASKTGITGICGSAIIEVVAEMYLSGVISTDGVVDGGMAAKSHRILENGRTFSYLLHDGAQKITVTQNDVRAIQLAKAALYAGIKLLMEKLAIDTVDTIRFAGAFGSFIDPKYAMVLGLIPDCELSEVKAVGNAAGTGALMALLNRDYRREIEETVTRIEKIETALEPHFQQLFIDAMALPNKVDPFPKLSATVTLPERKVLADGDGEGGGRRRRRSRE; encoded by the coding sequence ATGACAGACGCCGCTGATCCCCTCGTCCTCTTCATGCCATCGGGCAAACGTGGCCGATTCCCGGTCGGGACATCCGTGCTTGAAGCCGCCCGCACGCTCGGCGTCTATGTCGAAAGCGTGTGCGGGGGGCGCGCCACCTGCGGGCGTTGCCAGATCGAGGTCCAGGAAGGTCAGTTCGCCAAACACGGCATCACCTCCGCCAACGACCACATTTCAGCCATCGGGCCGAAGGAAAAGCGCTACGCGGAAATCCGCACCATCCCGGCCGGGCGGCGCCTGTCCTGCTCGGCCCAGATCCTCGGCGATCTCGTCGTCGATGTGCCACCGGATACCGTGGTCAATGCCCAGGTCATCCGCAAGGCCGCGACAGACCGGACTTTCCCGCGCAACCCGGCCATCCAGCTCTGCTATGTCGAGGTAGACGAACCCGACATGCACAAGCCACTGGGCGATCTCGACCGGCTCAACCTGATGCTCGAAAAGGATTGGGGTTTCAACGACATCCTCGTCGCCCAGCATCTCCTTCCGGATGTTCAAAAGACCTTGCGCAAGGGGAACTGGGGCGTTACCGCCGCCATCCACCGCGACCTTGATGCATCGCGCCCCAACATGATCGCGCTCTGGCCCGGCCTGCACAACGAGGCCTATGGCATTGCCTGCGACATCGGCTCGACGACGATTGCCATGCATCTCGTCTCGCTTCTGTCAGGCCGCGTCATCGCCTCCTCCGGCACATCAAACCCGCAGATCCGCTTCGGCGAGGACCTGATGAGCCGCGTCTCCTACGTGATGATGAATCCGGATGGGCGCGAGGCCATGACCAGGGCTGTCCGTCAGGCGATCAACGAACTGACGGTCAAGGTCTGCGCGGAGGCCGGCGTCAATCCCGACGACATTCTCGATGCGGTCTTCGTCGCCAATCCGATCATGCACCACCTCTTCCTCGGCATCGACCCGACCGAACTCGGCCAGGCACCCTTCGCGCTCGCCGTGTCAGGCCCCGTCCACACCTGGTCGCGCGAGATCGATCTCGCCATCAACCACGGTGCGCGCATCTACTGCCTGCCCTGCATTGCCGGTCATGTCGGCGCGGATGCAGCCGGCGCCACTCTGTCTGAAGGCCCGCATCGCCAGGACAAGATGATGCTGCTCGTCGATGTCGGCACCAATGCCGAGATCGTGCTTGGTAACCGCCAGCGCACCGTTGCCGCCTCCTCGCCGACGGGCCCGGCCTTCGAAGGCGCGGAAATCTCCTGCGGCCAGCGCGCCGCCCCCGGCGCCATCGAACGCGTCCGCATCGACCCAGACACGCTGGAGCCACGTTTCAAGGTCATCGGCGTCGAGCAGTGGTCGGATGAAGAGGGCTTTGCCGAAGCCGCGAGCAAGACCGGTATCACCGGCATCTGCGGCTCGGCCATCATCGAGGTCGTCGCCGAAATGTATCTGTCGGGCGTCATCTCCACCGACGGCGTGGTCGATGGCGGCATGGCCGCCAAAAGCCATCGCATCCTCGAAAACGGCCGCACATTCTCCTATCTTCTGCATGACGGCGCCCAGAAGATCACCGTCACCCAGAACGACGTTCGTGCCATCCAGCTCGCCAAGGCCGCCCTTTATGCCGGCATTAAGCTCCTGATGGAAAAGCTCGCCATAGACACCGTCGACACCATCCGCTTCGCCGGCGCCTTCGGCTCCTTCATCGATCCGAAATACGCGATGGTCCTGGGCCTGATCCCCGATTGCGAACTCTCGGAAGTCAAAGCCGTCGGCAATGCCGCCGGCACCGGCGCCCTGATGGCCCTGCTCAACCGCGACTACCGCCGCGAAATCGAGGAAACCGTCACCCGCATCGAGAAGATCGAGACCGCACTGGAGCCGCATTTCCAGCAACTCTTCATCGACGCCATGGCCCTGCCGAACAAGGTCGATCCGTTCCCGAAGCTGTCGGCGACGGTGACGCTGCCGGAGCGGAAGGTGCTGGCGGACGGCGATGGCGAAGGTGGCGGCCGCAGACGCCGCCGATCGAGGGAATAG
- a CDS encoding SLC13 family permease — protein sequence MFTEFFADYQAQVALGLVVLLFAFFVWEKYPAEVTASAGAALFIVLGFVPTDKAMAVFSNSAPLTIAAMFVLTGALVRTGVLERVAGLVLERSKTYPRLALGVFLFTALVASAFMNNTPVVLVLIPIVIRLAAALDIASTRLLIPVSYAAILGGTLTLIGTSTSLLVDGVARGQGLEPFSLFEITPVGLATAATGILTMLVLGKFLLPDRRDEGGELENENDAEYLSEITVLSDGPFTEKPVGEIAEFKQPGLRITGIRSNGEMIRKGLNALTLRKGDSLVVLAKSAELLTLNNLEGLRVGQRRGTSGEGERSVVEAVVAPGRFSQGIRLSTLTLGRRFGVRILGAHRHKHVPGPDLGNVRLRPADKLLLEGTPEALDELSHESELVSVTRSTARAFRPTKAPLALLALGLVVVLAAFDVMDIGILAMIAVPAILILRCIDADEAWGSIEGGILILIFSMLVVGQGLQETGAVTLVVDTAMPLMSAVSPFVVLLLVYALSSTLTECVTNNAVAVILTPIVIGLGQQLGIEPRALVVAVMFGASASFATPIGYQTNTLVYGAGNYRFSDFVKIGLPMNIIVGFVTCYAIYLYYGV from the coding sequence ATGTTCACAGAGTTCTTTGCAGACTACCAGGCGCAGGTTGCCCTGGGGCTGGTCGTCTTGCTGTTTGCCTTTTTCGTCTGGGAGAAATACCCCGCCGAAGTCACCGCGTCTGCCGGGGCCGCCCTCTTCATCGTGCTCGGCTTCGTGCCGACCGACAAGGCGATGGCCGTCTTCTCCAACTCCGCCCCCCTGACGATCGCCGCCATGTTCGTGCTCACGGGCGCTCTTGTGAGAACCGGTGTCCTTGAACGCGTGGCCGGCCTCGTTTTGGAGCGGTCGAAGACCTATCCGAGGCTTGCCCTCGGCGTCTTCCTGTTCACCGCCCTCGTCGCATCCGCCTTCATGAACAATACCCCCGTCGTGCTGGTGCTCATCCCGATCGTGATCCGGCTTGCCGCAGCGCTCGACATCGCCTCCACCCGCCTTCTGATCCCCGTTTCCTATGCGGCCATTCTTGGCGGCACCTTGACCCTGATCGGCACCTCCACCAGCCTGCTCGTCGATGGCGTCGCGCGCGGCCAGGGTCTGGAACCCTTTTCCCTCTTCGAGATCACGCCGGTCGGCCTCGCCACGGCCGCGACCGGCATTCTCACCATGCTCGTGCTCGGCAAGTTCCTGCTCCCGGATCGGCGCGACGAGGGCGGCGAACTGGAGAATGAAAACGACGCCGAATATCTTTCGGAAATCACCGTGTTGTCAGACGGTCCCTTCACCGAAAAACCCGTCGGCGAGATCGCCGAATTCAAGCAGCCTGGACTGCGCATCACCGGCATCCGCTCGAATGGCGAGATGATCCGAAAGGGCCTCAATGCCCTGACCCTGAGGAAAGGCGACAGCCTGGTTGTTCTGGCAAAGTCGGCCGAACTCCTCACGCTGAACAACCTCGAAGGCCTGCGCGTCGGTCAGCGTCGCGGAACGTCGGGCGAAGGCGAACGTTCGGTGGTCGAAGCCGTCGTCGCACCCGGACGGTTCTCGCAAGGCATTCGCCTTTCCACCCTTACGCTCGGCCGCCGGTTCGGCGTGCGCATCTTGGGCGCGCACAGGCATAAGCACGTGCCTGGCCCCGATCTCGGCAATGTCCGGCTTCGCCCGGCCGACAAACTGCTACTCGAAGGCACGCCGGAGGCGCTCGACGAACTCTCCCACGAAAGCGAGCTCGTATCGGTCACCCGCTCGACCGCGCGCGCCTTCCGTCCGACCAAGGCACCACTGGCGCTGCTCGCGCTGGGCTTGGTCGTCGTCCTTGCGGCCTTTGACGTCATGGATATCGGCATCCTCGCCATGATCGCCGTCCCCGCCATCCTCATCCTGCGCTGCATCGATGCAGACGAGGCCTGGGGATCGATCGAGGGCGGCATCCTGATCCTCATCTTTTCCATGCTGGTCGTTGGCCAGGGCCTGCAGGAGACCGGTGCGGTGACACTTGTCGTCGACACCGCCATGCCGCTGATGTCCGCCGTCTCGCCCTTCGTGGTCCTGCTTCTCGTCTACGCGCTGTCCTCGACATTGACCGAATGCGTGACCAACAACGCCGTTGCCGTCATCCTCACACCAATCGTAATCGGTCTTGGCCAACAGCTCGGCATAGAGCCGCGCGCCCTTGTCGTCGCCGTCATGTTCGGCGCCAGCGCCAGCTTCGCGACCCCCATCGGCTACCAGACCAACACCCTGGTCTATGGTGCCGGCAACTACCGCTTCAGCGATTTCGTCAAGATCGGCCTCCCGATGAACATCATCGTCGGCTTCGTCACCTGCTACGCGATCTATCTGTATTATGGGGTTTGA
- a CDS encoding sensor histidine kinase: protein MLDTPRERDFDDIAELASQICETPIAVVNLIGKNRQFFKAEVGLGVRETPIDSSFCAKAILEEDFLMVPDATKDERFACNPLVTGEPNLRFYAGALLKTEAGHAIGTVCVLDYKPRSLSPLQETALRVLARQVMRQIELRQLLREREAAQARQDLLNKEISHRMKNTLSMVQAIANQTLKKVAERDAVQAFQRRISALDLAHDQLQQENWTAAPLGRVVRLLLNLHDDAGRIYAIGPELELGPRATLSMSMLLHELATNAAKYGSLSLPEGRVDLSWQIETDASEPMLTVTWKESGGPIVADPVRRGFGSRLIQLGLVGNGDAEKRYLPDGLVATFRGSLKDIREL, encoded by the coding sequence ATGCTCGACACCCCGCGTGAGCGCGATTTCGATGACATCGCGGAACTCGCTTCGCAGATCTGCGAAACACCGATCGCGGTGGTCAACCTGATCGGCAAGAATCGGCAGTTCTTCAAGGCGGAAGTCGGCCTTGGCGTACGGGAAACACCGATAGATTCTTCGTTCTGTGCAAAGGCGATCCTGGAGGAAGATTTCCTCATGGTGCCGGATGCCACAAAGGACGAGCGCTTTGCCTGTAATCCACTCGTCACTGGTGAGCCAAATCTGAGGTTTTATGCCGGCGCCTTGCTCAAGACGGAGGCTGGTCATGCCATCGGGACAGTCTGCGTCCTGGACTACAAACCGAGATCTCTCTCTCCGCTCCAGGAAACTGCACTCCGCGTTCTGGCGCGTCAGGTCATGCGGCAGATTGAATTGCGGCAACTCTTGCGCGAACGGGAAGCAGCGCAGGCCCGGCAGGACCTCCTGAACAAGGAGATCTCGCACCGGATGAAGAATACGCTGTCGATGGTCCAGGCCATCGCCAATCAAACGCTCAAAAAGGTAGCCGAAAGAGACGCGGTGCAGGCCTTTCAGCGCCGGATATCTGCACTCGATCTGGCGCACGATCAGCTTCAGCAGGAGAACTGGACAGCCGCCCCTCTCGGACGGGTGGTTCGCCTGTTGCTCAACCTGCATGACGACGCTGGAAGGATTTACGCGATTGGTCCTGAACTGGAATTAGGACCGAGAGCGACACTTTCGATGTCGATGCTGCTGCATGAGCTCGCCACCAATGCTGCAAAGTATGGTTCACTTTCTCTTCCGGAAGGACGCGTGGACCTCTCTTGGCAGATCGAAACAGATGCGTCTGAGCCAATGCTGACCGTGACATGGAAGGAATCGGGCGGACCAATCGTTGCCGATCCGGTCAGAAGAGGCTTCGGTTCCCGCCTCATCCAGCTGGGCTTGGTTGGCAATGGCGATGCCGAGAAGCGCTATTTGCCGGACGGGCTCGTTGCCACGTTCCGAGGCAGTCTGAAGGACATTCGCGAACTGTAG
- a CDS encoding NAD(P)H-dependent oxidoreductase, with product MSFLSRDAQPSRVLVLNGNPARKTLCGDMAERIADVARQQGQTVRLVHLEALDFDANLRDGYRARMDWEPDLQALAESLTWCDRLVIVHPLWWGAAPAKLKGLFDRLLMPGFGFQYVDGKAFPLALLKGRKARVVITSDTPTFFLKWGYGNGWVKILRRQILGFCGFRDLKVKYCGPVRGAKAEALTKMVEAAPDILG from the coding sequence ATGTCCTTCCTGTCACGCGATGCGCAGCCATCGCGCGTACTCGTCCTGAACGGCAATCCGGCACGGAAAACCCTGTGCGGGGACATGGCCGAACGAATTGCGGATGTCGCCCGCCAGCAGGGCCAGACGGTGCGGCTGGTGCATCTCGAGGCTCTGGACTTCGACGCCAATCTTCGTGACGGTTATCGGGCCCGGATGGACTGGGAGCCGGATCTTCAGGCCCTGGCCGAAAGCCTCACCTGGTGCGACCGTCTTGTCATCGTGCATCCGCTCTGGTGGGGGGCGGCGCCGGCCAAGCTCAAGGGTCTCTTCGACCGGCTGTTGATGCCGGGATTCGGCTTTCAATATGTCGACGGAAAGGCGTTTCCGCTGGCACTGCTCAAGGGCCGCAAGGCGCGCGTGGTCATCACGTCCGACACGCCGACCTTCTTCCTCAAATGGGGCTATGGCAATGGCTGGGTGAAGATTCTGCGCCGGCAGATCCTCGGCTTTTGCGGGTTCAGGGATCTCAAGGTGAAGTATTGCGGGCCGGTGCGCGGGGCGAAGGCGGAGGCTTTGACGAAGATGGTGGAGGCAGCGCCCGACATTCTGGGGTGA
- a CDS encoding TetR/AcrR family transcriptional regulator, whose amino-acid sequence MKLRQSRSRQTRDQILGAARELFSRQGYEPTSIDQVASAAKVAKSSVFAHFGDKANLLAALGLGEIEKLAEAGKAEVARADDRPLAEQLRALLQPWLSYFCREHAFAGLYLSQSAFTRGPHTEAFLDLCWVLEDQVAELFRKSHKGSLPAERAQLLARGVQALFHEVIVFEISGWIVPPESAEIMLGRFLDIWIAGAQQTSIPPDPIA is encoded by the coding sequence ATGAAACTTCGCCAGTCCCGCAGCCGCCAGACCCGAGACCAGATCCTTGGCGCCGCGCGCGAGCTTTTTTCGCGCCAGGGTTACGAGCCGACCAGCATCGACCAGGTGGCCAGCGCGGCAAAAGTGGCGAAATCGAGCGTCTTTGCCCATTTCGGCGACAAGGCCAATCTGCTGGCAGCACTCGGCCTGGGCGAAATCGAGAAGCTGGCGGAGGCTGGCAAGGCAGAAGTCGCAAGGGCCGACGACCGCCCGCTGGCTGAGCAACTGCGCGCCCTGCTCCAGCCTTGGCTCTCCTATTTCTGCCGGGAACACGCCTTTGCCGGCCTCTATCTCAGCCAGTCCGCCTTTACCCGCGGGCCCCATACGGAGGCCTTTCTCGATCTCTGTTGGGTGCTGGAAGATCAGGTGGCCGAACTGTTCCGCAAATCGCACAAGGGATCGCTGCCGGCCGAGCGGGCGCAACTGCTCGCGCGCGGCGTTCAGGCCCTGTTTCACGAAGTCATCGTCTTCGAGATCTCCGGCTGGATCGTGCCGCCGGAGAGCGCCGAGATCATGCTTGGCCGGTTCCTCGATATCTGGATCGCAGGCGCCCAACAGACCTCGATACCGCCGGACCCCATCGCCTGA
- the pdxR gene encoding MocR-like pyridoxine biosynthesis transcription factor PdxR — protein sequence MARKVRTNSDWSASTPVLPATGPRRQALYRSLRGLIESGQMRPGDKLPTTRDIAARFGMSRGAAVAAYEMLVADGFAEARVGAGTYVAEAVPLVQPAPVLPQFSPEVAKEAVPHVSQQIRGDEGRAPLPGALGCSTADETTLRIFRMLMNRHLMKPSPRHFHYNDPAGSLALRVEVAAYLKAARGVVCEPEQVIMTSGTQQGLDLAVRALLKPGDPVWLEDPCYAAARELFEGAGLSVTPVPVDGEGIDVAAGIATRPDARAVYVTPSHQYPLGVTLSMTRRLALIDWARSAGAYIIEDDYDSEFRFAGPPLSALQGIDGSGHVIYLGTFSKTLLPGFRIGYLVVPRRLRERILTIRRLTDRFPSTLSEDALTEFLRDGHFSAHIKRARKRVRAARDALVEALQPGPFAVSTPEQGLHLVADLPPRNDDVGLAQKALESGFGVKALSPLYRALPARRGLVIGFSGFPPEVLAGAARRFLAGLA from the coding sequence ATGGCAAGGAAAGTAAGAACCAATTCCGACTGGTCGGCCAGTACGCCCGTGCTGCCGGCCACGGGGCCGCGGCGCCAGGCGCTCTACCGGTCGCTGCGGGGGCTGATCGAAAGCGGGCAGATGCGGCCTGGCGACAAGCTGCCGACGACACGGGACATTGCGGCACGGTTCGGCATGTCGCGGGGCGCTGCAGTGGCGGCCTATGAGATGCTCGTGGCGGATGGCTTTGCCGAGGCGCGGGTCGGGGCTGGCACTTATGTGGCCGAGGCCGTGCCGCTGGTCCAGCCGGCGCCGGTTTTGCCGCAGTTTTCCCCGGAGGTCGCCAAGGAGGCCGTCCCGCACGTCTCCCAGCAGATCAGGGGCGACGAAGGGCGAGCGCCGCTTCCGGGTGCGCTGGGCTGTTCGACGGCGGACGAGACGACACTGAGGATCTTCCGCATGCTGATGAACCGGCATCTGATGAAACCGTCGCCGCGGCATTTCCACTACAATGATCCGGCCGGGAGCCTGGCGCTTCGTGTGGAAGTCGCCGCTTACCTCAAGGCGGCGCGCGGGGTTGTCTGCGAGCCCGAGCAGGTCATCATGACGTCGGGAACCCAGCAGGGTCTCGATCTCGCGGTGAGGGCGCTGCTCAAACCAGGAGATCCGGTGTGGCTGGAGGATCCCTGTTATGCCGCCGCAAGGGAGCTGTTCGAGGGGGCGGGCCTTTCCGTGACACCCGTACCGGTCGATGGCGAGGGGATCGATGTTGCCGCCGGCATCGCGACGCGGCCGGATGCAAGGGCCGTTTACGTGACGCCGTCGCACCAGTATCCGCTCGGTGTCACGCTGTCCATGACGCGGCGGCTGGCGCTGATCGACTGGGCAAGGTCTGCAGGCGCCTACATCATCGAGGACGATTACGACAGCGAGTTCCGCTTCGCCGGCCCGCCGCTGAGTGCCCTTCAGGGGATCGATGGATCGGGCCATGTCATCTATCTCGGCACGTTTTCCAAGACGCTGCTGCCGGGTTTCCGGATCGGCTATCTTGTCGTGCCGCGACGTTTGCGTGAGCGCATATTGACCATTCGCCGGCTAACCGACCGCTTCCCCTCGACGCTATCGGAGGATGCGCTGACGGAATTCCTGCGCGACGGGCATTTTTCGGCGCATATCAAGCGGGCGCGAAAACGGGTCCGAGCAGCGCGGGATGCGCTGGTGGAGGCGTTGCAGCCAGGGCCGTTCGCCGTTTCCACGCCCGAGCAGGGCCTGCACCTGGTGGCGGACCTTCCGCCCAGAAACGACGATGTCGGGCTTGCGCAGAAGGCGCTCGAGTCCGGCTTCGGTGTCAAGGCGCTTTCGCCGCTCTATCGGGCCTTGCCGGCACGGCGCGGCCTGGTAATCGGCTTTTCCGGTTTTCCGCCCGAGGTTCTGGCCGGCGCAGCACGACGGTTTCTCGCCGGGCTCGCCTGA
- a CDS encoding pyridoxamine 5'-phosphate oxidase family protein encodes MNERPDPQTYPVTPRNRAKRLHERAAYDREAVYAVLDAALLCHVAYVIDGQPYCTPTIHWREGDWLFWHGSSASRMLKTQKSGIPVCLTVAHLDGLVLARSGFHHSANYRSAMCFGTAHVIDDPAEKADALKAVVDRFYPGRTQVLRENDPQEAKGTMVIGMRIEEASAKIRSGGVSDDPADSDAPVWAGVIPVETRLGTPEICPKVPDGVTYPDHLAHFREGRRLDEVLTESQALYEKQG; translated from the coding sequence ATGAACGAGCGACCAGACCCGCAAACCTACCCCGTCACCCCGCGCAACCGGGCAAAACGCCTGCATGAGCGCGCAGCCTACGACCGGGAGGCCGTCTACGCCGTGCTCGACGCTGCCCTTCTGTGTCACGTGGCCTATGTCATCGACGGCCAGCCCTATTGCACGCCGACCATCCACTGGCGCGAGGGCGACTGGCTGTTCTGGCACGGCTCGTCTGCCAGCCGCATGCTGAAGACCCAGAAATCCGGCATCCCTGTCTGCCTCACGGTCGCTCATCTCGACGGCCTGGTGCTGGCCCGCTCCGGCTTTCACCACTCCGCCAATTACCGCTCCGCCATGTGTTTCGGCACGGCCCATGTCATCGACGATCCGGCCGAAAAGGCGGACGCCCTGAAAGCCGTCGTCGACCGCTTCTATCCCGGCCGCACGCAGGTCTTGCGCGAAAACGACCCCCAGGAAGCCAAGGGCACCATGGTCATCGGGATGCGCATCGAGGAGGCCTCGGCCAAGATCCGCTCAGGCGGCGTCTCGGATGATCCCGCCGATAGCGACGCACCGGTCTGGGCCGGCGTCATCCCGGTCGAGACCCGCCTCGGCACGCCGGAGATCTGTCCGAAGGTCCCGGACGGCGTCACCTATCCCGACCATCTCGCCCATTTCCGAGAAGGCCGGAGGCTGGACGAAGTCTTGACGGAGAGCCAGGCGCTCTACGAAAAGCAGGGCTGA
- a CDS encoding acyl-CoA thioesterase, translating to MVDETKGLRLEDFAGQAYDKLRYGDTDRQGHVNNAVFATFMETGRVELIYNPDDPLLDEGFSFVLAKLDIDYVAEILWPGTVEIGTRVTRVGRSSVTMSQAVFQNGRLCASAETVVVHFDQTTRKSHAFSEAQRVKLEGWISAA from the coding sequence ATGGTGGATGAGACGAAGGGGCTGAGGCTCGAGGATTTTGCAGGCCAGGCTTACGACAAGCTGCGTTATGGCGACACGGACCGGCAGGGGCATGTCAACAATGCCGTGTTTGCCACCTTCATGGAAACGGGGCGTGTGGAGCTGATCTACAACCCGGATGATCCGCTGCTCGACGAAGGCTTTTCCTTCGTTCTGGCCAAGCTCGACATCGATTATGTCGCGGAGATCTTGTGGCCGGGCACGGTCGAGATCGGGACACGGGTGACACGGGTCGGGCGGTCGTCGGTGACGATGAGCCAGGCGGTGTTCCAGAACGGCAGGCTCTGCGCCTCGGCCGAGACGGTGGTGGTGCATTTCGACCAGACGACGCGCAAGTCGCATGCGTTTTCCGAGGCGCAACGGGTCAAGCTCGAGGGGTGGATTTCGGCGGCGTGA
- a CDS encoding LysR family transcriptional regulator yields MTLMLRQPLPLLDNDVLRTFVAIAETGSFTTAADRVYRTPSAVSMQIKKLEEQLGVTLFLRDARSVTLTEGGEVLLPYARRMLALSNEAVGRFRMPEMKGVVRLGAPDDIGERFMPTILRRFAELYPLIMVDLTVDSSGALRRRLAEQRLDLTLSNCAPGQVVHEGEVIHQEQLVWAGAKCGTAHLRDPLPVSIWEDGCCWRADALARLDKEKRPYRIAYLSAHTMAQRAAVIADLAVAPLPRSYLTDDMTALGVKHGLPELGSFEVRLLTGKETSETIRAVADSVRYAFSEMIGMAA; encoded by the coding sequence ATGACCCTCATGCTGCGCCAGCCTCTTCCGCTTCTCGACAACGACGTGCTCCGCACCTTTGTGGCAATCGCCGAGACCGGCAGCTTCACCACGGCCGCCGACCGGGTCTACCGCACGCCGTCGGCCGTCTCCATGCAGATCAAAAAGCTCGAGGAGCAGTTGGGCGTGACGCTCTTTCTGCGCGATGCGCGTTCGGTGACGTTGACGGAGGGGGGCGAGGTGTTGTTGCCCTATGCGCGACGGATGCTCGCCCTGTCGAACGAGGCGGTGGGCCGGTTTCGCATGCCGGAGATGAAGGGGGTTGTGCGCCTCGGCGCGCCTGACGATATCGGCGAGCGCTTCATGCCAACGATATTGCGGCGGTTTGCCGAGCTCTATCCGCTGATCATGGTGGATCTGACCGTGGATTCGTCGGGCGCGCTGAGGCGCCGGCTCGCCGAACAGCGGCTGGATCTGACGCTCTCCAATTGTGCGCCCGGCCAGGTGGTTCATGAGGGCGAGGTGATCCACCAGGAGCAGCTGGTCTGGGCCGGAGCCAAATGTGGCACGGCGCATTTGCGCGATCCGCTGCCCGTTTCGATCTGGGAGGATGGCTGCTGCTGGCGGGCGGATGCGCTGGCGAGACTCGACAAGGAGAAGCGGCCCTATCGCATCGCCTATCTCTCGGCGCACACGATGGCGCAGCGGGCAGCGGTGATCGCCGACCTGGCGGTCGCGCCCTTGCCGCGGAGCTATCTCACCGACGACATGACGGCGCTCGGCGTCAAACACGGGTTGCCCGAGCTCGGCTCCTTCGAAGTCAGGCTGTTGACCGGCAAGGAGACGTCGGAGACGATTCGGGCGGTGGCCGACAGCGTGCGATATGCGTTTTCCGAGATGATCGGCATGGCTGCGTGA
- a CDS encoding GlxA family transcriptional regulator: MSKIQPQTKKRTIVFFLVPHFTLLPFAGAIETLRIANRMLGYGAYEWRLASVDGQKVYSSSGIGIEVNGSLADERRYLGGENRPNMAIVCSGIYVEEFNNKSVNAWLREAYNRNVAVGSLCTGAHVLAQAGLLNGKRCAIHWENLPGFSENFPQAEVYADLYEVDGNLYTCAGGTASLDMMLNLIGQDFGEGLVNRVCEQHLTDRVRSANDRQRLPLRARLGVQNSKVLQIIELMEANLAEPLSLLQIADDAGLSRRQIERLFRQEMGRSPARYYLEIRLDRARHLLVQSSMPVVEVAVACGFVSASHFSKCYRELYNRSPQQERAERKLTMSSNRTGVVV, from the coding sequence ATGAGCAAGATCCAGCCACAGACCAAGAAGCGAACCATCGTCTTCTTTCTAGTCCCCCATTTCACGCTTCTGCCCTTTGCCGGCGCCATCGAGACGCTGCGCATCGCCAACCGCATGCTGGGTTACGGTGCCTATGAATGGCGCCTTGCCTCGGTTGATGGCCAGAAGGTCTATTCCTCCTCCGGCATCGGCATCGAGGTGAACGGCTCGCTCGCCGACGAGCGCCGATATCTCGGCGGCGAGAACCGGCCGAACATGGCGATCGTCTGTTCCGGCATCTATGTCGAGGAGTTCAACAACAAGTCGGTCAATGCCTGGCTGCGCGAAGCCTATAACCGCAATGTCGCCGTCGGCTCGCTCTGCACCGGCGCCCATGTGCTCGCCCAGGCCGGCCTCCTCAACGGCAAGCGCTGCGCCATCCACTGGGAAAACCTGCCCGGCTTCTCCGAAAACTTCCCCCAGGCGGAAGTCTATGCCGACCTCTACGAAGTCGACGGCAATCTCTACACCTGCGCCGGCGGCACAGCCTCGCTCGACATGATGCTGAACCTGATCGGCCAGGATTTCGGTGAAGGCCTCGTCAACCGCGTCTGCGAACAGCACCTGACCGACCGCGTCCGCTCTGCCAACGACCGCCAGCGCCTGCCGCTCAGGGCTCGCCTCGGCGTGCAGAATTCCAAGGTCCTGCAGATCATCGAACTGATGGAGGCCAATCTCGCCGAGCCGCTGTCGCTGCTGCAGATCGCCGACGATGCCGGCCTGTCGCGCCGCCAGATCGAGCGCCTGTTCAGACAGGAAATGGGCCGCTCCCCAGCCCGCTACTATCTCGAAATCCGCCTCGACCGCGCCCGCCACCTGCTCGTGCAGTCCTCCATGCCCGTCGTCGAAGTTGCCGTCGCCTGCGGCTTCGTCTCGGCCTCCCACTTCTCCAAGTGCTACCGCGAACTCTACAACCGCTCCCCCCAGCAGGAGCGCGCAGAACGCAAGCTGACCATGTCGAGCAACCGGACGGGGGTGGTGGTGTAA